The Microbacterium limosum sequence CCACGATGGGTGCCATGATGCCGGCCCGGCGCAGAGCGAGGGCTTCCGCGACGTCCGCGACACCCAGCCGGGTCGCTCCGCCCTCGAGCGCCGCGACGGCCGAGCGCGCAGCCCCGTGCCCGTACCCGTCGGCTTTCACGACCGCGATGACCTCGGTTCCGGTCAGCCGCCGCAAGTGGCGCGTGTTCGCCGCGACCGCGCCGACGTCGATGAGGGCTTCGCGCATGATGCCGGCCGGGAGCTGCGTCATGAGCCCTCCCCGCTCGTGACGGCGTCTCGCGGGACGGCAGATCGCGTAACGGCGGCCGATGCCGCGACATCCGATTCCGCGACGACGTATGCCGTAGCAAGCCCCGCGTCGTGCGACATCGACAGGTGGATCGCCGTGATGCCTCGCGCCGTGACGACGTCGGCGGTCGAACCGACGAGCGTGAACCACGGACGCCCGGATGACTCGGGGGTGACTTCGATCTCGGTCCAGTGGACACCATTCGAGCCACCGAGGGCCTTGATCAAGGCCTCTTTCGCGGCATAGCGCGCGGCGAGAGACCGGGGCCGCAGCATCCGCTCCGTGGGCGAGAACAACCGCTCGAGGAGCCGGGGGGTGCGCTCGAGGGTGCGCTCGAAGCGGGGGATGTCGACGATGTCCACGCCGATTCCCACGATCATGCGCGCACCTCGTTCCTCACCCCGCAACCCTATCGCCGCAACGGGCCATGCTCCGCTGTCGCACATCGACCTTCCGCGGGGGCGGCAAGGTCGGTATGTG is a genomic window containing:
- a CDS encoding holo-ACP synthase; protein product: MIVGIGVDIVDIPRFERTLERTPRLLERLFSPTERMLRPRSLAARYAAKEALIKALGGSNGVHWTEIEVTPESSGRPWFTLVGSTADVVTARGITAIHLSMSHDAGLATAYVVAESDVAASAAVTRSAVPRDAVTSGEGS